The proteins below are encoded in one region of Brachionichthys hirsutus isolate HB-005 chromosome 12, CSIRO-AGI_Bhir_v1, whole genome shotgun sequence:
- the LOC137902407 gene encoding xin actin-binding repeat-containing protein 2-like, producing the protein MTDKKRYSSKPEDKTDDEICSDDLPVKTVKPGPVVICVENANSTKSQSEKKRKVNPVPELPVNLCNQSFEKENRSSDKHGSKKRKGHSPTKSQDNVSNQPVKTEKAASSRNGKTGKPNQKLKKNNKQEKQVETKMVIENEKRSISQDCKEDVEETTEVNMSRKPTEVDPELRQGMKSVTTSPAAAPSLDVTDSQPGSQTQSKKKKRSKKLKGSAQSVQGKDISTESTTDSTDINQIASENCSQIQQTTAVAQSHKDAEEDQFKKEVITTESKDNESSQQHKSAQKHVNGSPKKKGVTIIQHSVQDPPQETWDVIIPVAGKSEQSEYLESATERREESHITEIQKTKSKCEETLLSTDPDCIKGLEKTCEQDGALLPTELELIHLEDKELVEKHGSQTISEKSKICIGSAKIENQTKKASFLKRGKEEVSQCKSVNLQAPSPLLRMRSPSPTYISIESTRRTESPQRVTPSPTLLHRPPTPPTQPPRRCDTPTSRLTRITPSPTFDRAENLPRLRDTTAKLSRGVTPPPLLLPQQISETKSEIVELPASFHRQIKTETQFVDASGTSIEKEMSKKTLSGEAQVADVNSVRQKEDQDYIPEGLNANEIQSKSDTKMSLCQSDSGLVEDADTSEPSTASFREKRDFFDNKAHKADHIAEINKSCMRKEPIAIPERLGPDTVECVEKNTPKQKAELPKTDLFSLVNKFESPEEKSYFRKDHFPLTDWLYSDIEGIDNDLEKMGILEQEMPIFDIQAIKNVFEIGQQSLLKGGGKDQEKSLSSLCETRAYTPKWESSLETKDDSRKSTPIPVQKNEVERAAPSPAFSDIQSMTEHFSHVHEFGNKVTGTRTAVTGHLGSTSPQQIPFSYADAVKRKASRPTETYDGDSTEKLLRNFQKTWAESESVFKSLGYTVSEETTSQVISHQTKIVSSGSSSEVGAMYSMSEESLSDGCSDSRHKKIP; encoded by the exons aTGACTGATAAAAAGAGATATTCCAGCAAACCAGAAGATAAAACGGATGATGAAATATGTTCTGATGATCTACCTGTTAAAACAGTAAAGCCTGGACCTGTTGTCATCTGCGTGGAGAATGCAAATTCAACCAAATCACAATctgagaagaagagaaaagttAATCCAGTCCCAGAATTACCTGTTAACCTTTGCAACCAAtcctttgaaaaagaaaatagatcCTCAGATAAACATGGTAGCAAGAAGAGAAAAGGTCATTCTCCTACCAAGAGTCAAGATAACGTTTCTAATCAGCCAGTGAAAACTGAAAAGGCAGCCTCTAgcagaaatggaaaaacaggtaaaccaaaccaaaagctaaaaaagaacaacaaacaagaaaagcagGTGGAGACAAAGATGGTTATTGAGAATGAGAAACGGAGCATTTCACAAGATTGCAAGGAGGATGTGGAAGAAACTACTGAGGTGAACATGAGCCGCAAACCCACGGAAGTGGATCCAGAGTTAAGGCAGGGGATGAAGAGTGTTACtacctctcctgctgctgctcctagTCTTGATGTAACTGACAGCCAACCAGGTTCTCAGACTcaatcaaagaagaaaaagaggtcCAAAAAATTAAAAGGGAGTGCACAGTCAGTTCAAGGTAAAGACATCTCCACAGAATCAACAACAGACAGCACAGACATTAATCAAATAGCATCTGAGAACTGCTCCCAAATTCAACAAACAACTGCAGTTGCCCAAAGTCACAAAGATGCAGAAGAAGATCAATTCAAGAAAGAAGTCATTACCACAGAAAGCAAAGACAATGAAAGTTCCCAGCAACACAAATCAGCTCAAAAGCATGTGAATGGATCTCCAAAGAAAAAGGGAGTCACAATTATTCAGCATAGTGTACAGGACCCTCCGCAAGAAACTTGGGATGTCATCATTCCAGTGGCAGGCAAGTCTGAACAAAGTGAATATTTAGAGTCTGCaacagaaagaagagaagaatctCACATCACAGAGATCCAAAAGACCAAATCCAAATGTGAAGAGACTCTTCTCAGTACAGATCCAGATTGCATCAAGGGTCTGGAAAAAACATGTGAACAGGATGGAGCTTTACTCCCAA CTGAACTTGAACTGATACATCTCGAAGATAAGGAATTGGTGGAGAAACATGGCTCTCAGACAATTTCTGAGAAATCTAAGATCTGCATTGGTTCTGCCAAAATTGagaaccaaacaaagaaagCGTCCTTCCTAAAAAGGGGGAAAGAAGAAGTAAGTCAGTGCAAGTCTGTTAACCTTCAAGCGCCCTCGCCATTATTAAGGATGCGTTCTCCCTCACCAACATATATTAGTATTGAATCCACGCGAAGAACTGAGTCACCTCAGAGAGTTACGCCCTCTCCTACCCTGCTGCACCGCCCACCTACACCTCCCACACAGCCGCCACGTAGGTGCGACACCCCAACATCACGTCTCACTAGAATCACACCTTCCCCGACTTTTGACAGGGCGGAAAACCTGCCTCGACTCAGGGACACAACAGCCAAGCTCTCTCGTGGTGTCACACCACCCCCACTGCTACTTCCCCAACAAATCTCAGAGACGAAATCAGAGATCGTGGAATTGCCTGCGTCATTCCATCGGCAAATCAAAACCGAAACCCAATTTGTAGATGCCTCAGGGACATCAATCGAAAAGGAAATGTCTAAAAAGACATTATCTGGGGAGGCTCAGGTGGCTGATGTAAATTCTGTAAGGCAAAAAGAAGATCAAGATTATATTCCAGAAGGtttgaatgcaaatgaaatcCAAAGCAAGTCTGACACTAAAATGTCTTTGTGCCAATCTGACTCCGGACTTGTTGAAGATGCTGATACTTCAGAGCCATCAACTGCATCGTTTAGAGAAAAGAGAGATTTTTTTGATAATAAAGCTCATAAAGCTGATCATATAGCTGAAATTAATAAGTCCTGCATGCGAAAGGAGCCCATCGCGATCCCGGAACGGCTTGGCCCAGACACAGTGgagtgtgtggaaaaaaatacaccCAAACAAAAGGCTGAACTTCCCAAAACAGATTTGTTTAGTCTTGTGAACAAATTTGAATCACCAGAGGAGAAATCATATTTCAGAAAAGATCACTTCCCACTCACAGATTGGCTTTACAGTGATATTGAAGGCATAGATAATGACTTGGAAAAAATGGGCATCCTGGAGCAAGAAATGCCAATTTTTGACATTCAGgctataaaaaatgtttttgaaattgGACAGCAAAGCTTATTGAAAGGTGGGGGAAAAGACCAGGAGAAGTCTTTGTCAAGTCTCTGTGAAACAAGAGCCTATACACCAAAGTGGGAAAGTTCTCTAGAAACAAAGGATGATTCTCGGAAGAGCACCCCCATCCCTGTGCAGAAGAATGAAGTAGAAAGAGCGGCACCATCACCAGCCTTCTCTGACATCCAGTCGATGACAGAACACTTTTCACATGTTCATGAATTTGGTAACAAGGTTACTGGAACAAGGACAGCTGTCACTGGGCACTTGGGAAGTACATCACCGCAACAGATTCCTTTTTCATATGCTGATGCAGTTAAAAGAAAGGCATCGAGGCCCACAGAGACGTATGATGGTGATTCCACTGAGAAGTTGTTGAGGAATTTCCAAAAGACATGGGCAGAGAGTGAGAGCGTTTTCAAGAGTCTTGGGTACACTGTTTCTGAGGAGACCACATCACAAGTTATTTCACATCAGACAAAGATTGTGTCATCTG GCTCGAGTTCCGAAGTCGGAGCTATGTACAGTATGTCGGAGGAGAGCTTATCCGATGGATGCTCTGATAGTAGACACAAAAAAATACCATAA
- the LOC137902408 gene encoding xin actin-binding repeat-containing protein 2-like yields the protein MKNTAVMDDEDFPPPPDEDSEYLPPPPPDLLQIPSDDQIFPACHYSPESPEPVNQSKCPPSKEVYIKQKRMNELKRLYKHIHPEVRKNIEKEFSGDNETESNHLSCQECMYEYEFSPDDIIDEHYVEWEEILPGDVQTMCWKFENKPLDTIKDEAPEEDDDKNKIIQQEIIFGKDVKQTAWMFETKPMDELSSQNITSTEYKNRFNKLDKGDVRAAAWLFEAQTMDSLNKMHEEDLTKEIVFTEEDGNATIYMIDNKYMESLGHTETIDESHLLSLRSVLEEINGDVKTVISTFDTQFKCILMGQSSRMLEIKSVRKIETELENSIASRWLFDTQPIDMTSRESSSLRLVCSISMEDINKGEWGRWLFEIKTLNTVNDLESSKIVNREIIGADVRKQCLVFETQLMDSLKDDSNTKLQIAEEIIGGNVRSARNYFETIPTEELKELVKVSKLNKTVALNEERGDVRHQKWRFECQPLEQIQEEKKDILRTINLEEIDKVDVTNFKQIFESSDLNRRDECPKIHMEGVTSGSVKSNKNLFESARLYAMQDHSGHFHEVKTVCHEEIVKGDVTTCKWMFETRPIDQFEEAINKYQIIKGLSKLEIESGDVKTAKWLFETQPLDGIKYFSNIEDEVVGTTNNLNVMKGDVKNCKRLFETKPMDILNERVELKGENESEVMQKRDVKTCTWLFEKQALDTIHDDTETVLKACTVNQEDIRGKDVRTACFLFETEKLENPTGAETDSFKCVTEIDIASGDVSRMKYIFENQTCNIMTSEEVIQKLKTIQTADIQKGNVVNCKWRFENQSIDKIHDKNEELISSHTVNDVQGGDVDKGRFIFETYSLDEIQEPSSETDTDVMKMQRIVCDEDEKGDVRNYTTMFENQPLYAIQDKEGLYHEVTTVTSEEIIRGDVVGTRWLFETKPIDTIKDTDEVHIIKSVTQQDAQKGDVTSAKWKFETQPLDRIAGEKRVSINTVDDIQGGNARMNKDRFESDALSQDFVRTVNVSEIQKGDVRTAKWRFETQSIDTIKGTSSENLIETVKEEEIAKGDVRRSVWLFEKNPLDHIKKADEDEDHLAMTKEEILKADVKTAKWLFETTPFDNFNETKIDRTEILGKSVKGTLEELYSQKMVKSKGVLIEADEIGDVRMAKYQLMNKQSPEIQREEVISGDLQTIMMNLLHRQKRKEQQIVIGLEEKGNISSTVQQLFNQDRDSSVKREEILPGDIREAINNLFNEDRSAKHGILIQEGEKGDVQMTIYSLLNKQANVSIEKEDIIRGDIRSALQRLSSSEKPAQAVRIKVDATEKGNVNFYSTCIESGSLDYLKQLHLEPDETLPDMTRKEKIIGGDIKGTKLILSCNQMQIERTVEDVIPGDVHKTVKVFMSEPVSLERPQKEDIVKGDLRAALHSLSESANQTVVGEKEIVKGNIPKALRCLERAQKHFKEVEKPDIIPGNIKGALESLEKSAASRTEASMEDLVPGDVKATLKSLELVKDAVIEVEKEDIARGDICIAMQSLRDASSERKKYQEATDLQGDVHGTIQLLMEPPPSPRMQRSPSLEHDVKMSIKSLYEMQEQTQVEKEEVMKGDVKGTIKSLLETAQRETPKVNLRAYGRWQTQIFLLVLLLILTLITFLLHHHHHHSLMSRISSHLHHLNRNWRICRPKQYNLYQQERKI from the exons ATGAAAAACACTGCAGTGATGGATGATGAGGACTTTCCACCCCCACCAGATGAAGATTCTGAATATCTTCCACCTCCACCGCCAGACTTACTACAAATACCATCAGATGATCAAATTTTTCCAGCATGCCACTACTCACCTGAGTCGCCGGAACCAGTAAATCAATCCAAATGCCCACCCAGCAAGGAGGTTTACATCAAGCAGAAGAGAATGAATGAGCTGAAACGTCTTTACAAGCACATTCACCCTGAGGTTCGTAAAAATATTGAGAAGGAGTTCAGCGGCGACAATGAAACTGAGAGCAACCACTTATCATGCCAAGAGTGTATGTATGAATATGAATTTAGCCCTGATGATATCATTGATGAACACTATGTGGAGTGGGAAGAAATTCTCCCTGGGGATGTTCAGACGATGTGTTGGAAGTTTGAAAATAAGCCACTGGACACCATCAAAGATGAAGCTCCTGAAGAGgatgatgacaaaaacaaaataattcaacAGGAGATCATTTTCGGAAAAGATGTGAAACAGACCGCTTGGATGTTTGAGACAAAGCCAATGGATGAACTGAGCTCACAGAATATCACCTCCACTGAatataaaaacagatttaacaAACTGGATAAAGGAGATGTGCGTGCTGCCGCATGGCTCTTTGAAGCCCAAACAATGGATTCTCTAAATAAGATGCACGAGGAAGATTTAACAAAAGAGATTGTGTTTACAGAGGAGGATGGAAACGCAACTATTTACATGATTGACAATAAGTATATGGAAAGCCTTGGACACACTGAGACCATTGATGAGAGCCACCTGTTGAGTCTAAGGTCAGTGTTAGAGGAAATTAATGGTGATGTGAAAACTGTAATATCCACCTTTGACACTCAGTTCAAATGCATCCTTATGGGGCAATCAAGTCGAATGCTGGAAATTAAGTCAGTGCGTAAAATTGAAACTGAATTAGAGAATTCCATTGCTTCACGTTGGCTTTTTGATACCCAGCCCATCGACATGACGAGCAGAGAATCATCATCTTTGAGACTTGTTTGTAGTATCTCCATGGAGGACATCAATAAAGGGGAATGGGGCAGGTGGTTATTTGAGATAAAAACTCTGAATACTGTCAATGATTTGGAAAGCTCAAAAATTGTAAATCGAGAGATTATTGGAGCTGATGTGCGCAAACAATGTTTAGTGTTTGAAACCCAGCTAATGGATTCTCTGAAGGATGACTCCAATACAAAACTCCAGATAGCTGAGGAAATTATTGGGG GTAATGTGAGATCTGCCAGGAATTACTTTGAAACGATTCCAACTGAAGAATTGAAAGAACTTGTAAAGGTGAGCAAACTGAACAAAACTGTAGCGCTTAATGAGGAGAGGGGTGATGTAAGACATCAGAAATGGCGCTTCGAATGCCAACCCCTAGAGCAGATtcaagaagaaaagaaagacatccTTAGAACAATCAACTTGGAGGAGATAGATAAGGTAGACGTCACAAATTTTAAGCAAATCTTTGAAAGCTCAGATTTAAACAGACGAGATGAGTGTCCAAAGATTCATATGGAGGGTGTAACCTCTGGCTCTGTGAAATCTAATAAAAACCTGTTTGAATCTGCCCGACTGTATGCCATGCAAGACCACTCGGGGCACTTCCATGAAGTGAAAACAGTTTGCCACGAAGAGATTGTGAAAGGAGATGTAACAACATGCAAATGGATGTTTGAAACACGACCAATTGACCAGTTTGAAGAAGCTATCAATAAATACCAAATTATTAAGGGGTTATCCAAACTGGAAATAGAGTCTGGTGACGTTAAAACTGCAAAATGGTTGTTTGAAACACAGCCTCTTGATGGTATTAAGTACTTCAGTAATATTGAAGATGAAGTTGTGGGAACAACTAATAATCTTAATGTCATGAAAGGTGATGTTAAAAACTGCAAGCGGTTGTTTGAGACAAAGCCGATGGACATCCTGAATGAAAGAGTGGAATTAAAGGGTGAAAATGAATCTGAAGTAATGCAAAAGAGAGATGTCAAAACATGCACATGGCTTTTTGAGAAACAAGCCCTTGATACTATCCATGATGATACAGAGACGGTTCTGAAAGCATGCACCGTGAATCAAGAGGACATAAGAGGAAAGGACGTGAGAACGGCTTGTTTTCTCTTTGAGACAGAGAAACTTGAGAACCCCACTGGTGCAGAGACAGATTCTTTTAAGTGTGTCACTGAAATTGACATTGCATCTGGAGATGTGTCAAggatgaaatacatttttgaaaacCAAACATGCAACATCATGACATCAGAGGAAGTGATTCAAAAGCTAAAGACAATTCAAACTGCTGACATACAAAAAGGAAATGTGGTAAACTGCAAATGGCGCTTTGAGAACCAATCGATAGATAAAATACATGATAAAAATGAGGAATTAATTAGCAGCCATACAGTGAATGATGTACAGGGAGGAGACGTAGATAAGGGACGCTTCATTTTTGAGACCTACTCCTTAGATGAAATTCAGGAGCCGTCctctgagacagacacagacgtGATGAAAATGCAAAGAATTGTCTGTGATGAGGATGAGAAGGGTGATGTGAGAAATTACACCACGATGTTTGAAAATCAGCCTCTTTATGCCATTCAGGACAAGGAGGGCCTTTACCATGAGGTTACCACTGTCACAAGTGAAGAAATAATACGAGGAGATGTCGTTGGCACCCGCTGGTTGTTTGAAACAAAGCCCATTGACACTATCAAGGACACAGATGAGGTTCACATAATTAAATCTGTCACACAACAGGATGCGCAAAAGGGAGATGTCACCTCTGCCAAGTGGAAATTTGAGACTCAACCTCTTGACCGGATTGCTGGGGAAAAGAGAGTTTCTATAAACACTGTGGATGATATCCAAGGAGGGAATGCTAGGATGAATAAAGATCGATTTGAGTCTGACGCCCTGTCACAGGACTTTGTTAGAACAGTCAATGTGAGTGAAATACAAAAAGGGGATGTCAGAACTGCAAAATGGAGATTTGAAACCCAGTCCATTGACACAATAAAAGGCACGAGCTCTGAAAATCTGATTGAAACTGTTAAAGAAGAGGAGATTGCAAAAGGTGATGTCAGACGTTCAGTCTGGCTCTTTGAGAAAAATCCTCTTGATCACATTAAAAAGGCAGATGAGGACGAAGATCATCTGGCTATGACTAAAGAAGAGATTTTGAAGGCAGATGTAAAGACAGCAAAGTGGTTGTTTGAAACAACACCATTTGACAACTTTAATGAGACAAAAATTGATAGGACTGAAATTCTTGGAAAGAGTGTCAAGGGAACTCTCGAGGAACTTTATAGTCAGAAAATGGTGAAGTCGAAGGGAGTACTTATTGAAGCTGATGAAATAGGAGATGTTAGAATGGCAAAATACCAGCTGATGAATAAGCAGTCGCCAGAGATTCAACGAGAGGAAGTCATCAGTGGAGATCTGCAGACTATTATGATGAACCTACTGCATAGACAGAAACGAAAAGAGCAGCAGATAGTCATAGGTTTAGAAGAGAAAGGAAATATCAGCTCAACAGTGCAGCAGCTATTCAACCAAGATAGAGACAGCAGTGTCAAAAGGGAGGAAATATTACCAGGTGACATTCGGGAAGCTATAAACAACCTTTTCAATGAGGATCGATCAGCCAAACATGGGATACTCATACAGGAGGGTGAGAAAGGAGATGTGCAGATGACAATATACTCCCTACTCAATAAGCAAGCCAATGTTTCCATTGAAAAAGAGGACATTATAAGAGGGGATATAAGGAGTGCTCTTCAAAGACTGTCCAGCTCAGAGAAACCAGCTCAGGCAGTAAGGATTAAGGTAGATGCCACTGAAAAAGGAAATGTCAACTTTTACTCCACTTGTATTGAATCTGGGTCACTCGACTATCTTAAACAACTTCACTTGGAACCTGATGAAACGCTACCTGACATGACACGGAAAGAGAAAATCATTGGTGGAGACATCAAGGGCACAAAACTCATCCTTAGTTGTAATCAAATGCAGATTGAACGTACAGTGGAGGATGTTATACCTGGTGATGTTCACAAGACAGTGAAGGTATTCATGTCAGAACCTGTCTCATTGGAAAGACCCCAAAAGGAGGATATAGTCAAAGGTGATTTAAGGGCTGCTTTGCATTCATTATCTGAATCAGCAAATCAGACCGTTGTTGGAGAAAAAGAGATAGTGAAAGGTAACATACCCAAAGCTCTGCGGTGCTTGGAGAGGGCTCAAAAGCATTTCAAGGAGGTGGAGAAACCAGACATCATACCAGGAAATATTAAAGGAGCTCTGGAATCCCTTGAGAAGTCTGCAGCATCCCGAACTGAAGCTTCTATGGAGGATTTAGTTCCCGGAGATGTGAAGGCTACACTAAAATCACTGGAGCTGGTAAAGGATGCAGTCATAGAGGTTGAAAAGGAAGATATTGCTAGGGGTGATATTTGCATAGCAATGCAAAGTCTGCGAGATGCCTCCAGTGAGAGGAAAAAATATCAGGAGGCAACAGATCTTCAGGGAGATGTTCATGGAACAATTCAACTCTTGATGGAGCCTCCACCTTCACCAAGGATGCAAAGGAGCCCGAGCCTTGAGCATGACGTCAAGATGTCAATTAAGTCATTGTATGAGATGCAGGAGCAAACCCAAGTGGAGAAAGAAGAAGTGATGAAAGGTGATGTGAAAGGAACGATTAAATCTTTGCTGGAAACAGCACAACGTGAAACTCCCAAAGTCAACCTGAGAGCATACGGAAGA tgGCAGACACAGAtattcctcctcgtcctccttttGATTCTTACATTGatcaccttcctcctccatcaccaccaccaccactcactaatgagcaggatttcctcccacctccaccatCTCAACAGGAACTGGAGAATATGCCGCCCCAAGCAGTACAACCTTTACCAGCAAGAGCGAAAAATATGA